The following DNA comes from Phycisphaeraceae bacterium.
GGCGGGGCCGACCTGGTTGAACACCGGGGTGTCCATGAATATCCAGGCCAGTAGTCCGATGAGCAGGCTCGGCACGATAAGAAGCAAGGCAATCGTGCGCGGGTCGTGGCGGATCTGGGTGAGGACCCGCCCGGTCGCGGCGAACGTGAGACGCGCGCTCATGACGCCGCCTCCCCGTCGAACTCGGCATCGAGATGCTTCGGTCGGTGCCGGATGAGGGCGAGAAATGCGGCGTCCGCGTCGGCGGCGCCCGTGCGCTCGAGAAGGCCCGCCGGGGTTTCGTCGGCGAGGATCTCGCCATCCCGCAGGAGCAACAGCCGATCGCACCGGGTCGCCTCATCCATAACGTGGCTGGAGACGAGCAGAGTCGTTCCCGACTCGGCGAGTCGGCGGAACAAAGCCCACAAATCCATGCGGAGCACCGGATCGAGTCCGACCGTGGGTTCGTCAAGCATGAGAAGCTCGGGAGAACCGAGCAACGCCACGGCGAGCGAGGCCCGACTGAGCTGGCCGCCGGACAACGAGTCGACCATTTGGTTCGCCTGTTCGGTGAGATCCGTCGACTCGAGCACTCGCTCGACGTCGGCGCGCCCGGCCCGCAGCATGGACGAGAAATAGTTGAGGTTCTGCCGAATGGTCAGGTCTCCGTAGACGCTCGCGTCCTGGGTCACGTAGCCGACCTGGCGGCGTAGGATGGCACTTCCCGCCGCATGGCCGAGCACGTTCACGACGCCGGTGACGTTGCGTTGCACGCCCACGATCGCCCGCATGAGCGTGGTCTTGCCGGAACCGCTTGGCCCGAGGAGCCCGACGAGCGATCCTTGCGGCACGTCGAAGGAGATTCCGTGCAAGACTTCCCGTTTGCCCCGGCGGACCCGAAGGTCGTCGGTATGGATCGCAGAATTCACCATGTGGTGAATTATTCGCGAGCGGGGCCATCCGTGTCAAGGAGTGCGGGGTAACCCGTCAGGTGGAATTGGATGGCCGGCCCGATTCGGCGGGCAACCTCATCGATGGGTGCGCTCGCGAGCGGTTCCACCCGCACGCCGTACCGCACCATGAACAGTCCGACGATCTGCGACGCGGCTGCGCCCGCCCGCAATTCTCCGTCCTCGGCGCCCAGATCTTCCGCGATCTTTTTCAGCACTTCTCGCGTGATGAACTGGCGCAGCATCGTCGCGGCGAAGTCGTGGCCAAGTGCGGTTCTGATGATGCTGATGATCCGCTCGGCGGATTTGCCAGACTCCATGGTCGTCAGGACCACGGTGACGAGGTTCACGCCGATCTGGTCCCGCGGTCCGCTGAGCACCTGTCTGACGATGAGGTCCGGCCGCATGGGGGAGCTCACGGATGCGGCAAAGAGTTCCGCCTTGTCATTGAAATAGTGGTGTACCAGCGCTGGGTCGACTTCCGCTCGCCGGGCGATCCCACGCAGTGACGTGGAGTCGTAGCCCTTCTCGAGAAACTCCTTCGACGCTGCCTCGAGAATCTGGGCCCGCGCATCCGCTTCGCCGGAGCGGCGCCTCCCCCGCGAGCGGGGCGCAGTCTCACCGTCAGCGCTCCGTGCCATAACGACAGGCTAGACGATTTTCGACGGATAGCCGCGGGGGAGCGTGAGCGTGACGGGAGTGCCGTTCAGCACCCCTGTCAGGAAAACTCCACCGGTCGCGCCCGGCCTGGACTGTTACGGTCGAGACTGTCGCGGGTCGGCTCGTCCGGGTCGAGCCGCCAACCAGACGGAACACCGTCGGGGACATCCTTCACGATCCGGCCGGACGGCGCCGTCCACTCGATGGTGCCCGATTCGGATTGCCGGACCCGCCACGGCGGTGCGTTCGCCCTCGTATGGTGCTTGAGCGCATGGTGCCCTGGGCACAGCAGTTCGAGGTTTTCCGGAGTCGTTTCGCCTCCGTGCTCCCAGGCGAGGGTGTGATCGGCGTCGCACCGTCGAGCGCGGCGCGTGCAGCCGGGGAAACGACATCTGCCGTCCCTGGCCTCCAGGAACTGTCGGAGAGCCTGCGACGGGCGATACGTGTGTGCGGAGATCACGAGCTCAGTGACCGGATCGGTCAGGATGCGCAGCCATGTCGTTGCCCCACCGGCGAGCATGCGGGCGGTCTCCAGGTCGATCGGTCCCTTTCCGGAGATGGTGGCCGGTTCGTCGGACCTCCCGAGCAGGGTGAGCATGGGAATCACAACAGACACTTCGGCACGGATGCCGACGCCCGCCGAGTGCGGCGCGTCCGCATCGGCCGAGGGCTGAGCGGCGAGCAGCAACTCGGCGACGAGATCCGCGCGGAGCTGGTCGAGGCAACGGGGGTCGCCGAGGTCACGCCCCGTATCGCCCGATCGGGCGGCATGGCAGACAGCCTGAGCTTGCCGGGTCAGGCGATCCCACACACCGTCTGCCAGCACGGTGGGCATCGTCACGGAAAGTTCCGACATTCCGTCGCCGAGCTCGGTCACCGTGACCCGCCGCTCCTCGCGGGCCTGCCTGTGGCGTTCCTCGAAGGCGGTCTCCGCAAGGCGCACTGCTGTGAGCTGGGCGAAGCGCCGAAGTCGACCGGGAGTGACCGTGACCGCACGCTCGAGCACCTCCATCTCGTAAATTGCGCGGGCGTTCGCATCCACAATCGCGAGCCCCTGTTCGACGATCGTGCGCACGTGACCCAACTGGATGCGTCCCAGTTCGA
Coding sequences within:
- a CDS encoding ABC transporter ATP-binding protein; its protein translation is MVNSAIHTDDLRVRRGKREVLHGISFDVPQGSLVGLLGPSGSGKTTLMRAIVGVQRNVTGVVNVLGHAAGSAILRRQVGYVTQDASVYGDLTIRQNLNYFSSMLRAGRADVERVLESTDLTEQANQMVDSLSGGQLSRASLAVALLGSPELLMLDEPTVGLDPVLRMDLWALFRRLAESGTTLLVSSHVMDEATRCDRLLLLRDGEILADETPAGLLERTGAADADAAFLALIRHRPKHLDAEFDGEAAS
- a CDS encoding TetR family transcriptional regulator yields the protein MARSADGETAPRSRGRRRSGEADARAQILEAASKEFLEKGYDSTSLRGIARRAEVDPALVHHYFNDKAELFAASVSSPMRPDLIVRQVLSGPRDQIGVNLVTVVLTTMESGKSAERIISIIRTALGHDFAATMLRQFITREVLKKIAEDLGAEDGELRAGAAASQIVGLFMVRYGVRVEPLASAPIDEVARRIGPAIQFHLTGYPALLDTDGPARE
- a CDS encoding DUF222 domain-containing protein; this translates as MNQASGDTIGEVDFAVSVPDFDGWYEEPFPESDVIPVDTSGFDHDAWFERLAEELNSRDTLADAIERTLDLRRRQAGLIAEEQRELADLAMRTRRLLPAAAKPRDVEMAMRSLTAELAVLHRVSDRTMAARIAEAETLVRLFPSTLESLELGRIQLGHVRTIVEQGLAIVDANARAIYEMEVLERAVTVTPGRLRRFAQLTAVRLAETAFEERHRQAREERRVTVTELGDGMSELSVTMPTVLADGVWDRLTRQAQAVCHAARSGDTGRDLGDPRCLDQLRADLVAELLLAAQPSADADAPHSAGVGIRAEVSVVIPMLTLLGRSDEPATISGKGPIDLETARMLAGGATTWLRILTDPVTELVISAHTYRPSQALRQFLEARDGRCRFPGCTRRARRCDADHTLAWEHGGETTPENLELLCPGHHALKHHTRANAPPWRVRQSESGTIEWTAPSGRIVKDVPDGVPSGWRLDPDEPTRDSLDRNSPGRARPVEFS